The genome window CGTTGTCCACCATCGCCAGCGGCCCGTGCAGCAGGTCGGCGCCGGAGAACGGGGTGGCCGGGATGTAGGTGGTCTCCATCAGCTTCAGCGCCGCCTCCCGGGCGGTCGGGTAGCCGTAGCCGCGCGAGGTGATGACCAGCCGCTGGGCGAACCGGTAGCGCTCGGCCAGCGCGCGCACCTCGCCCTGGCGGGCCAGCACGGCCTCGGCGAGCTCCGGCAGCTCGCGCGCCGCGGCCCCGCCCTCGCCGCGCATCCCCCGCACGAACAGGTAGAGCGCGAGCAGCTCGGCCGTGTAGGTCTTGGTGGCCGGCAGCGCGCGCTCCAGGCCGGCCAGCACGTCGATGTGGAACTCGGAGGCCTCGGCCAGCGGGGAGGCCGGGTTGTTGGTGACCGCCAGGGTGACCGCCCCCGCCTCCCGGGCCGCCCGGGTGGAGGCGAACAGGTCGGGCGAGCCGCCGGACTGGCTGACGGTGACCACCAGCACGTCGGTGAGGTCGGGCCGCGCGCCGTACGCGGTGGTGGTCGACATCGAGGCGAGCCCGGCGGGCTTGCCGAGCACCACCTCGACCAGGTACTTGGCGTACAGCGCCGCGTTGTCGGAGGTGCCGCGCGCGGTCAGCAGCACGAACCGCGGCCGCCGGGCCGCGATCTGCCCCGCGACCGCCCGGATCGGCTCGGCCCCCTGCTCCAGGATCCGCCGCAGCACCGCCGGCTGCTCGGCGATCTCCGCCGCCATGATCCGGCCGGGCGCGCCCGCCTGGTGGTCACTGGTCATGGTCTGAGCCTCCGTCACATCGAGCCCGTTGTGCCGGTGTTGATCGTATGGCCGGACCGGCCCGGCGGGCCGGATCAGCGCGCGGCGGCCGGTCGCCTCGGACCGGCCGCCGCGCAGGACTGATTGCCGGTCAGGACCGGTCGTCGGTCAGGACTGATTGTTGATCAGCTGGTTGATCTGCGCGTCGGCCGCCTTCGCCGCCTGGTCGACGGACTTGCCGGCCAGGATCGAGTTCAGCATGTTGACCAGCACGTTCTGCTTCTCCACCTGCGCCCAGCCGGGGGCCAGCGGGGTGAACCAGGCATCGGGGACGGAGTTGGCGGCCGCGGCGGTGTCCGGCTTGTACTTGAGCGGGTCGAGCTGGGTGAGGTTGTTCGGCAGGATGTTCTTGCTCGCCAGCAGCGCCTCCGACTTGGCGCTGGTGAAGAGCTTGACCCAGGCCGTGGCGGCCGCGGTGACCTGGGACTTCGCGGTGATCGCCAGGTCGGAGCCGCCGATGAAGGAGGGCAGCGGCTGGCCGTTCGGGCCGGGGAAGGCGGCCACCTTGAGGCTGTCCTTCAGCGAGGGGTCGGCACCGGCCGTGCCGGCGGCGTTGGCCGCCTCCCAGCTGTTGCCGTAGAGCACCGCGGCCTTCTGCTGGCCCAGCACGTCCGACTGGTGCAGCTCGTTGACCGTCAGGTCGCCGTGGTTGTAGCGCTTGACCAGGTCGACGAAGTGCTGGATGCCCTGCTCCGCCTTCGGGTCCTCCAGCGTGCCGTGCCAGTTGCCGGCGCTGTCGAACTTGGCGATGGTGCCGCCGTACGCCGCCACGTAGGACATCGCCGCGTACCAGTAGGGCCCGGGCAGGTAGAGGGCGGAGAACGACTTGTCGTCCTTGTGCGCGGCGGCCACCTTGTCCATCGCGGCCTTCAGGTCGTCCTCGGTCTTCGGGAAGTCGGCGCTGCCGGTGGCCTGCTGGAGCATCGCGCTGTTGTAGATGCCGACTCTCGCACCGGCGTAGTAGGGCACGCAGAACAGCTTGCCGTTGTACGTGCAGGTGTCCTCCAGGCCGCGGATCCAGCTGTCGGAGTTGTCGTAGTCGGTGCGGTCGAGCTGGGCCAGCGAGCCGTTCAGGATGTACTTCATGGTCTCGGTGTTGCCGAGTTCCACCACGTCCGGCGCCTTGTCCTGGCCGAGCGCGGTGTCCAGGTTGGCGACCTTGTCGGTCCAGTTCTGGTAGCTCAGCTTGAGCGTGACGTTCGGGTACTGCTGGGCGAACTCGTCGTTGACCTGCTGCACCAGGTCGGGCCAGCTGGTCTGGGCGTCGTTCATCAGCCAGACGGTGAGCGTGCCGGTCATCGCCCTGGGATCGGTCGACTTCCCGGCGGCGGGGCCACCGCCGCCGCCCCCGCAGGCGCTCAGGCTCACGGCGAGCGCGGTGCCGACGGTCGCGGCAAAGAGCTGACGACGCTTCACGCAATCCTCCCGGGAAAACGGTTTGAGGGACGCCCGGGACGAACGTCGGCCGGGGCAACCGAGGTCGGGGGTGGTCCAGACCAGATTTCTGGAGCCTGGCCTAGACCAAACCCGATGTCAACGCGGAACGGCCGTCAAACCCCCGCCGTTGCACACCCGTTGTGCACAGTAAGCAGTGTGAGACGGTTTCACTACCCGAGGTTGCCTTAATGCCTGCTTAAGGCATGACAAGTCCGCCACGAACCATTGGGGCAAGGCATTGCGGCAGGACATTACGGAAAGCCGTTGTGACGGGCATTCAGGGAATTCCCAGGAAATGCACCGGGGCCCCGGCGGAGGATTTCTCCTCCACCGGGGCCCCGGTACTGAGCGGCGGTCAGAAAGCTTTCAGCGGCTGACCGTGGGCTGGCCCGTGAGCACCTCCACGGCGGCCAGCCCGCAGACCCGCGCCGCGCCGTGGGTGGCGATGTGCAGCGCGCCGGCCGGGCGGGCCTGCGGCACCCCCATCTCCACCACCAGCGAGTCCGGGCGGGCGTTCAGCAGCAGGCGCAGTGCCGCTGACATCCAGTCGTGGCGGTGCACGTCGCGCACCACCAGCACCAGCCGGCGGCCCTCGGCCGCGGCCAGCAGGTCGGTCACCAGCGCGTCCAGCTCGGCCTCGCCGGCCTGCTCCGGGCCGATGCCGCGGCTGCGGGTGCCCGGGAAGCGCTCGGCCAGCATGCCGGCCACGCCCCACGGGGTGTCGTCGCCGACCGCGATGTTGGACTCCGGCGAGAAGGAGGCGACGAACGGCCGGTCGGTCACCGGCACGAACGGCCGCGCCGGATCGGCGGTCACCTTGAGCGCCCGGCGGGCGGCCCGCAGGCCGATCGACAGGTCCGGCTCGACCGGGGCCTTCAGCCGGCCCTGCCGCGCCCAGGAGCCCAGCTCCCGGACCCGGGCGGCCGCGTCGGCCAGCCGCTCCGGGGCCAGCCGGCCCTCCCGGACCGCCGCCACGATGGCGTCCCGCAGCTCCAGCACGGTCTCCTCGTCGCACAGCCCGCCGCCCACGCAGATCGCGTCGGCGCCGGCGGCCAGCGCCAGCACGGTGCCCCGGGCGATGCCGTAGGTGTCGGCGATGGCGCCCATCTCGATCGCGTCGGTGACGATCAGGCCCTGGTAGCCGAGACCGCCCGCGCTCTCCGGCGCCCGCAGCAGACCGCCCAGCACCGCCGCGCTCAGCGTGGCCGGGAACTGCGGGTCGAGCGCCGGGATCATGATGTGCGCGCTCATCAGTGCCTTGACGCCGGCCGCCACCGCGGCCCGGAACGGCGGCAGGTCGCGGGCGCGGACCAGCTCCTCGTCCACGTCGATCAGCGGCAGGCCGTGGTGCGAGTCCACGTTGGTGTCGCCGTGGCCCGGGAAGTGCTTGGCGCAGGCGGCGACGCCGGCCTCCTGCAGGCCCTCCACCCAGGCGGCGGTGTGCCGGGCGCAGAGCTCGGGGTCGGCGCCGAACGAGCGCACCCCGATGATCGGGTTGCCCGGGTTGGAGTTGACGTCGGCGGCCGGCGCCCAGTTGAAGTTGACCCCGCACTCGGCCAGCGCCCGGCCCAGCTCGCGGGCCACGTCCCGGGTCAGGGCCGGGTCGTCGATCGCGCCGAGCGCCAGGTTGCCCGGCCAGGAGGAGCCGGAGCCGACCTCCAGGCGGGTGACGTCGCCGCCCTCCTCGTCGATCGCGATCAGCAGGTCCGGGTTCTCCCGGCGCAGTTCGGCGGTGAGCGCGGCCAACTGGGCCTGGTCGGTGACGTTGCGGCCGAACAGCGCGACCGAGCCGAGGCCGGCGGCGATGTGCCGGTGCACCCACTCGGGGGGCGTGCTGCCCTCGAAGCCGGGCTGCAGCACGGTGAGCGCGTCGCGGTGCAGCTGGTCGCTGTCCTGGACGGTCTGGGTCAGGATGCTCAAGGGTCAGCCCTTTACTGCGCCGTCGGTCAAACCGCCGACGGCCTTGCGCTGGAACAGGAAGAAGATCAGCAGCACCGGGAGGGAGAACAACGTGGAGGCGGCCATGGTGGCGCCCCAGTCGTCGCCGAAGGTGGTCTGGAACGAGGTCAGCCAGAGCGGCAGGGTCTGCGCGGTGCCGGGGCCGGTCGCCTTGTTCAGGACCAGGACCAGCGGCAGCTCGTTCCACGCGGTGATGAAGCCGAACAGCGAGGTGGACATCAGGCCGGGCGCGAGCAGCGGGAAGATCACCCGGACGAAGGCCTGGAAGCGGGTGCAGCCGTCCACCATCGCGGACTCCTCCAGCTCCTTGGGCACGGCGGCCATGAAGCCGCGCAGCGTCCAGATCGTGAAGGGCAGCACCATCATCATGTAGAAGAGGGTCAGCGGCACCAGGCTGTTCAGCATGTTGTTGTCGCGCACGATCATGTAGATCGAGATCGTCATGACCTCCCACGGCGCCATCTGGGAGACCATCACCACCAGCACGAAGGCCTTGCGGCCGCGGAACCGCATCCGGGTGACGGCGAAGGCGGCCGCCGTGGCGATCACCAGCGAGGCGCTCACCGCGACCACCGTGACGATGAAGCTGTTGGCGACGAAGGACCAGAACTGGTCGGCGCCGGTGGCGGTGGAGAAGTGCTCCAGGGTGCCGTTGAACGGGATGAAGACCGGGGTCTTGCTGATGATGTCGCCGGTCTTCTTGAAGGCCGTGCTGATCATCCAGTAGACGGGGAACGCGAAGAAGATGACGAGGACGACGGCGATGGCGTTCGGCCAGCTGCGTCCCAGCACGGAGCGCCTCACAGCTCGTCCTCCTGCTTGATGATGATCCGGAAGTAGTAACCCATCAGCACCGAGAGCATCAGGATGGTGAGCACCGCGATCGCCGACCCGACGCCGTAGTGCTGGTTGCCGACGCCCTCGATGAAGGCGTAGACGGGCAGGGTCTCGGTGAGCCGCTGCGGTCCGCCGTCGTTGATGGCGTAGACCTGGGTGAAGCACTTGAAGATCCAGATGACCTCAAGGAACGTGGTGCCGAGGAAGAACGGCTTCAGGTTCGGGTAGATCACCGAGGTGAAGATCTTCCAGGAGCCGGCGCCGTCCAACCGGGCCGCCTCGTACAGCTCGTTGGGGATCGTGGTCAGCGCGCCGTACATGTTGAAGGCGACGAACGGGATCGAGCCCCAGACGATCAGCAGGATGATCACGAAGAACGTGGAGTACTGCGAGCTGTACCAGTTGTAGTCGGCCATGCTGTGCCAACCGAGCTTGTCCAGGAACCAGTTGACCACGCCGTAGCGGGAGTCGAAGAGCCAGGTGAAGACGGTGGTCTGGGCCACGAACGGCATCGCCCAGGCGAGCATCAGGCTGATCTGCAGCGCCAGCCGCATCTTCTTGCCGAGCCGGTTCAGCAGCAGGCCGACCAGCGTGCCGATCACCATGACCAGCACCACGTTGATCACGGTGAAGGCGACCGAGCGGCCGGCGGTGTGCCAGAACTCGCTGCTGGACAGCTGGTCGGTGTAGTTCTTGAACCCGGTCCACTGGGTCTCGTGCAGGATCAGCTGACGCTTGTTCAGGTTCTGGAAGGACAGGATGACCGTCTCGACCAGCGGCCACAGGAGCAGCGCCAGGGTGGCCGCGATGGCCGGGAGCAGCAGCAGGTAGGGCGTGCTGCGGCTCAGCGGACCGGGACCGGCGGACGGCCTCGACCCCTTGGGAACGTCACCGCCGACACCCGCGCCGGGCGTCTTGGCCCGTACCGGTTCCGACTGAACAGCCATCGGTTGTTCTCTCTTCCTCACGCCTGGCCGACTGGGGTGGCCGACTGGGTTGCCCGAAACGGGGGCAGCGACGCCGCCCACCGGCCTCGTCCAGCCCGGCCGGGGCCGGGCCGTGGGAGGCCGGTGGGCGACGCCGCCCGGGTCCTACTGGCTCTGGCCGAGCCGCTTGGTGATCTCGTCGTCGTACTTCTTGGCGGTGCTGTCGTAGTCGGCGCCCTGGAGGACGGCGGCCAGGAAGTCCTTGATCGGGTTCGGGTCGTTCTCGACGTTCGACCAGTTCGCCAGGTTCGGCGTGGTGGCGCCGTTGGCGGAGGCCGGCAGCGCGGCCTTGTCGAACTCGGTGGTGGCCAGCGAGTCCAGCGAGGTCTTGTTCGGGATCAGACCGGCGGAGGCCATCTGGCCCTCGAACTTGTCCGACATCGCGAGCTTCAGGAAGCCCTTGGCCAGGTCCTGGTTCTTGGTGTCCTGGGCGATCGCCAGGTTGGAGCCGCCGAGGAAGACGCCGGACGGCTTGTCCGCGGTCTTGCCGGGGACCGAGAAGAAGCCGATCTGGTCGGCCGGCATGTCCTTGGGGGCCGGGGCCTCCCAGCCGAGGCCGATCATCGAGCCGATGGTGCCCTTGGGGAACAGGGTGGACTGCTGCGGGGTCGCCTCGTCCTTGTCCTTGGGGGCGGTCGAGTAGCTCTGCAGCTTCTGGAAGGTGGCGAAGGCGTCCTTGGCCTCCGGCGACTCCAGGTTGCCGACCCACTTGCCGTTGACCTGCTTGGCGATCTGGCCGCCCTCGCCGGCGATCAGGCCGAAGTAGGTGTACCACTCCTCGCCGGGCAGGTAGATCGGGTCCTGCACGCCCGCGGCCTTGAGCTTGTCCAGGTCGCCGTAGTACTCGTCCAGCGTGGTCGGCGTGGCGGTGATGCCGGCCTTGGTGAACAGCGCCTTGTTGTAGATGACGACGCGGTTGGTGAAGTACCACGGGGCGGCGTACTGCTTGCCGTCCAGCACGGAGGAGGCGTTCAGGTTCGCGGCCCAGTCGGTGCCGCCGAGGTCGGCCTTCGACGAGGTCAGGTCGAGCAGGCCGCCCGAGGCCGCGTAACCCGCGGTCTGGGTGTTGCCGACCTCCAGGACGTCCACCGAACCCTCGGAGAGGGCGGTGGTGACCTTCTGGCCGATCCCGTCCCACTTCTGGATCTGGATGTTGAGCTTGGCGCCCGGGTACTGCGACTCGAAGTCGGCCTTGATGCCGTCCTGCCAGGTCTGCGGGGCCGAGCCGTCCATCAGCCAGACGTTCAGGGTCTTGCCGTTGTAGTTGGCCGGCTTGCCAGCGTTGTCGTCCTTCTTGGCCGAAGAACCACAGGCCGCGACGCCGACGACCATTGCCGCGACGCCGACCGCCGCGATGAGCTGACGCTTCACGCCATCCTCCTGAGGGATGCCCGGGGACCCCCATCGGTGGCCGGCGACATACTCCCGCATACTGTCCGAAAGTGGTGTCGCGAACCCTGAGATGGGCTGGGGATTCATGAGTTGGTCCACAGTGGTGTAGACCAGATGCCTGGAGCTTGGCCTAGACCAATGGGTGTGTCAACGGGCCGATGAGCAATCCGGACGAGCCGTTACCAAGCCGACACCGCTACTCGTTCATCACGTGATGAGCTCCCCGTCGCCCAGGCATACGTGCAACGATGTGTGCCGTTAACGAGGTAGTGGGGTCGATCGCGGACCCCGGCAGGAGCGGAGAAGCGGCTCATGAGCACCGACGGGGGCACCACGGCCCAGCTCGCCCAGACGGGGGCGCTGCCCACGCAGTCCGCCACCACGGGCGACCCCGCGGCAGCGCGCGTGCCCAAGTACTACGGCCTGAAGCGGCACCTGCTCCAGCTGACCGAGACCCAGCCGGCCGGCACCCCCGTGCCGCCGGAGCGGGCACTGGCCGCCCAGTTCGACACCTCCCGCACCACCGTCCGGCAGGCCCTGCAGGAGCTGGTGGTGGAGGGGCGGCTGGAGCGGATCCAGGGCAAGGGCACCTTCGTCGCCAAGCCCAAGGTCGCCCAGGCGCTGCAGCTGACCTCCTACACCGAGGACATGCGGGCCCAGGGCCTGGAGCCGACCTCCCGGCTGATCGAGGTCGGCTACGTGACCGCCGACGACCGGCTGGCCCCCCTGCTGGACATCAAGCCCGGCAGCCGGGTGCTGCGGATCGAGCGCCTGCGCCTGGCCAACGGCGACCCGATGGCGATCGAGGTGGCCCACCTCTCGGCCAAGCGGTTCCCGGCGCTGCGCCGCAACCTGGTCAAGCACAACTCGCTCTACACCGCACTGCGCGAGGTGTACGGGGTGGTGGTGGCCGAGGCCGAGGAGACCATCGAGACCACGCTGGCCAACCCGCGCGAGGCCGGGCTGCTCGGCTCCGACCTCGGACTGCCTATGCTCCAGCTCTCCCGGCACTCCTTCGACGCCGAGGGCGCACCGGTGGAGTGGGTGCGCTCGATCTACCGGGGCGACCGGTACAAGTTCATCACCCGTCTGCAGCGGCCCAGCTGAGCCGCAGACCTCCCGCCCGGGCGACGGCCCGGGGTGACGGCCCACGGGCCGGCGCCCCGGGCCGTCTCGCTTTTCCGGGCCGTCTCGCTTTTCCGGGCCGTCTCGCTTTTCCGGGCCGTCGGGCTGCCGTGGGCCGTTGCGCTGCCGCGCGCCGAGTCGCTGGCGCGGCGTCACCGCGCCTGAACCGGAACACCGTTGACACTTTTGCGTGGTCTAGTCCAATCTGTCCATGAACACCAGTTCGGATCCGGCGAGGGCCCGTTGTCCAGACCAACGGCCGCTGCCGGCCCGATGGTTCACGGCTGCCCCGAGGACGGCCGGACCAGGGCCGCCCCTCCCGCCGCCGATCCCCGCACCCCTGCCTGCTCGATCCTTGGAGCGACCGCATGGCGACGTACCCCCACCTGTTCCGGGCCGCCTCCCAGCGCCCGTACTTCAGCAACGACGGCGAGTCCTACCTCGCGCAGACCCCGTTGCGGGACATCGAGAAGGACCTCCCGCTGCGGGTGCTCTCCCCCGAGGACTTCCGGCACTGGCAGGACTACGGCTACGTGGTGGTCCGGGAGGCGATCCCGGCGGCCGCCGCCCGGGCCCTGCTCGACTTCGCCTGGGACTTCCAGCGGCTCGACCCCACCGACCCCGAGAGCTGGTACCAGGACCGTCCGTTCCGCGACGACCTCGACCGCCACCTGCACGTCTACGGCTTCGTCGAGGCCTACCAGCACCAGCTGATCTGGGACAGCCGGCAGAACCGGCGGGTCTACGACGCCTTCGTCGACGTCTGGGACTGCGAGGAGCTCTGGGTCACCCTGGACCGGCTCAACCTCAACCCGCCCAACGTGCGCAACCGCGACCGGGCGCTGATCGAGCCCACCGACCGCGGCTTCGACATCGAGCTGCACTGGGACGTGGACACCACGCTGACCGTGCTGCCGCAGCGGGTGCAGGGCATCATCGCGCTGGGCGACACCGAGCCCGAGCTCGGCGGCTTCCAGTGCGACCCGGAGCTGTTCCACCGCTTCGATGACTGGAAGTCCCGCCAGCCCGCCGACCGCGACCCGATCCGCCCCGACGTGGACCGCACGGAGTTCCCGGTGGTCCGCCCGCAGCTGAAGGCCGGCGACCTGCTGATCTGGAACGGCCTGCTGGCCCACGGGGTGGCCCGCAACACCTCGGCCGACGGCGTGCGCGCCGTCCAGTACCTGTCGATGATGCCCGCGCTGGAGGAGCACACCCGGATGCGGGAGTCCCGGATCGACTCCTGGCAGCACCTCACCACGCCGGACTGGAACAAGACCCTGGTCGGCGACCTGACCGAGCACGAGTCGCTGCGCTACGGCGCCGCCGAGCTCGACCCGCTCGGCGAGCGGCTGCTGGGCCTCAAGTCCTGGGACTCCTGGACCTCCGGGACCTCCCGGAACTCCCAGAACTCCCGGAACGGAGAGCCGGTATGAGCACCACCGACCGGAGCACCGGAGTGCGGCGGATCTGCCTGGCCCTGCCGACCAACCGGGCCTGCGTGCCGACCCTGGCGCAGATCGGCGCCGAGGCGGCGC of Kitasatospora viridis contains these proteins:
- a CDS encoding SIS domain-containing protein produces the protein MTSDHQAGAPGRIMAAEIAEQPAVLRRILEQGAEPIRAVAGQIAARRPRFVLLTARGTSDNAALYAKYLVEVVLGKPAGLASMSTTTAYGARPDLTDVLVVTVSQSGGSPDLFASTRAAREAGAVTLAVTNNPASPLAEASEFHIDVLAGLERALPATKTYTAELLALYLFVRGMRGEGGAAARELPELAEAVLARQGEVRALAERYRFAQRLVITSRGYGYPTAREAALKLMETTYIPATPFSGADLLHGPLAMVDNVSPVIAIVPDGKGGEALQPVLDRLRGRGADLMVVGQREQVAAASAGFVLPAGVPEEVQPVLEILPLQQLAHEITIARGQDPDAPRALAKVTETH
- a CDS encoding extracellular solute-binding protein produces the protein MKRRQLFAATVGTALAVSLSACGGGGGGPAAGKSTDPRAMTGTLTVWLMNDAQTSWPDLVQQVNDEFAQQYPNVTLKLSYQNWTDKVANLDTALGQDKAPDVVELGNTETMKYILNGSLAQLDRTDYDNSDSWIRGLEDTCTYNGKLFCVPYYAGARVGIYNSAMLQQATGSADFPKTEDDLKAAMDKVAAAHKDDKSFSALYLPGPYWYAAMSYVAAYGGTIAKFDSAGNWHGTLEDPKAEQGIQHFVDLVKRYNHGDLTVNELHQSDVLGQQKAAVLYGNSWEAANAAGTAGADPSLKDSLKVAAFPGPNGQPLPSFIGGSDLAITAKSQVTAAATAWVKLFTSAKSEALLASKNILPNNLTQLDPLKYKPDTAAAANSVPDAWFTPLAPGWAQVEKQNVLVNMLNSILAGKSVDQAAKAADAQINQLINNQS
- a CDS encoding glycoside hydrolase family 3 protein, coding for MTQTVQDSDQLHRDALTVLQPGFEGSTPPEWVHRHIAAGLGSVALFGRNVTDQAQLAALTAELRRENPDLLIAIDEEGGDVTRLEVGSGSSWPGNLALGAIDDPALTRDVARELGRALAECGVNFNWAPAADVNSNPGNPIIGVRSFGADPELCARHTAAWVEGLQEAGVAACAKHFPGHGDTNVDSHHGLPLIDVDEELVRARDLPPFRAAVAAGVKALMSAHIMIPALDPQFPATLSAAVLGGLLRAPESAGGLGYQGLIVTDAIEMGAIADTYGIARGTVLALAAGADAICVGGGLCDEETVLELRDAIVAAVREGRLAPERLADAAARVRELGSWARQGRLKAPVEPDLSIGLRAARRALKVTADPARPFVPVTDRPFVASFSPESNIAVGDDTPWGVAGMLAERFPGTRSRGIGPEQAGEAELDALVTDLLAAAEGRRLVLVVRDVHRHDWMSAALRLLLNARPDSLVVEMGVPQARPAGALHIATHGAARVCGLAAVEVLTGQPTVSR
- a CDS encoding carbohydrate ABC transporter permease; this encodes MRRSVLGRSWPNAIAVVLVIFFAFPVYWMISTAFKKTGDIISKTPVFIPFNGTLEHFSTATGADQFWSFVANSFIVTVVAVSASLVIATAAAFAVTRMRFRGRKAFVLVVMVSQMAPWEVMTISIYMIVRDNNMLNSLVPLTLFYMMMVLPFTIWTLRGFMAAVPKELEESAMVDGCTRFQAFVRVIFPLLAPGLMSTSLFGFITAWNELPLVLVLNKATGPGTAQTLPLWLTSFQTTFGDDWGATMAASTLFSLPVLLIFFLFQRKAVGGLTDGAVKG
- a CDS encoding carbohydrate ABC transporter permease; this encodes MAVQSEPVRAKTPGAGVGGDVPKGSRPSAGPGPLSRSTPYLLLLPAIAATLALLLWPLVETVILSFQNLNKRQLILHETQWTGFKNYTDQLSSSEFWHTAGRSVAFTVINVVLVMVIGTLVGLLLNRLGKKMRLALQISLMLAWAMPFVAQTTVFTWLFDSRYGVVNWFLDKLGWHSMADYNWYSSQYSTFFVIILLIVWGSIPFVAFNMYGALTTIPNELYEAARLDGAGSWKIFTSVIYPNLKPFFLGTTFLEVIWIFKCFTQVYAINDGGPQRLTETLPVYAFIEGVGNQHYGVGSAIAVLTILMLSVLMGYYFRIIIKQEDEL
- a CDS encoding extracellular solute-binding protein, which produces MKRQLIAAVGVAAMVVGVAACGSSAKKDDNAGKPANYNGKTLNVWLMDGSAPQTWQDGIKADFESQYPGAKLNIQIQKWDGIGQKVTTALSEGSVDVLEVGNTQTAGYAASGGLLDLTSSKADLGGTDWAANLNASSVLDGKQYAAPWYFTNRVVIYNKALFTKAGITATPTTLDEYYGDLDKLKAAGVQDPIYLPGEEWYTYFGLIAGEGGQIAKQVNGKWVGNLESPEAKDAFATFQKLQSYSTAPKDKDEATPQQSTLFPKGTIGSMIGLGWEAPAPKDMPADQIGFFSVPGKTADKPSGVFLGGSNLAIAQDTKNQDLAKGFLKLAMSDKFEGQMASAGLIPNKTSLDSLATTEFDKAALPASANGATTPNLANWSNVENDPNPIKDFLAAVLQGADYDSTAKKYDDEITKRLGQSQ
- a CDS encoding GntR family transcriptional regulator, producing MSTDGGTTAQLAQTGALPTQSATTGDPAAARVPKYYGLKRHLLQLTETQPAGTPVPPERALAAQFDTSRTTVRQALQELVVEGRLERIQGKGTFVAKPKVAQALQLTSYTEDMRAQGLEPTSRLIEVGYVTADDRLAPLLDIKPGSRVLRIERLRLANGDPMAIEVAHLSAKRFPALRRNLVKHNSLYTALREVYGVVVAEAEETIETTLANPREAGLLGSDLGLPMLQLSRHSFDAEGAPVEWVRSIYRGDRYKFITRLQRPS
- a CDS encoding phytanoyl-CoA dioxygenase family protein, whose protein sequence is MATYPHLFRAASQRPYFSNDGESYLAQTPLRDIEKDLPLRVLSPEDFRHWQDYGYVVVREAIPAAAARALLDFAWDFQRLDPTDPESWYQDRPFRDDLDRHLHVYGFVEAYQHQLIWDSRQNRRVYDAFVDVWDCEELWVTLDRLNLNPPNVRNRDRALIEPTDRGFDIELHWDVDTTLTVLPQRVQGIIALGDTEPELGGFQCDPELFHRFDDWKSRQPADRDPIRPDVDRTEFPVVRPQLKAGDLLIWNGLLAHGVARNTSADGVRAVQYLSMMPALEEHTRMRESRIDSWQHLTTPDWNKTLVGDLTEHESLRYGAAELDPLGERLLGLKSWDSWTSGTSRNSQNSRNGEPV